Proteins encoded by one window of Pseudobdellovibrionaceae bacterium:
- the secY gene encoding preprotein translocase subunit SecY: MSNAVEAITKNSSLKNKLLFTLGMLAIYRIGVQVPSPGLDGAAVMSFFQSQSGGLFGLFNTFTGGALERFSIFALGVMPYISASIIFQILQAAVPSLEAMKKEGPAGQKKISQYTRYATILLCFVQGYAMANWMASESSPDGSPLVITPMFGFVPFQVVTIMTLTAGTCFLMWIGEQITERGIGNGISLIIFAGIVSGIPGGAAALWKQVSSGEMAALVAFILLAGMVGVISFIIFMEVAQRRLPIQHSQRGTGRQAMQQPTSHLPLKLNFANVIPPIFASSLLMFPATMTQFFDSPWLVSLQQSFMPTGALYNIIFIGLVVFFCFFYTEIVFNPKDVAENLKKQGGFIPGVRAGNSTAEYIKRVLDRLTVVGAIYLSAVCIMPTIATEALKVPFYFGGTSVLIMVGVALDFVQQVQTHILSSKYEGLMKNMRVRGRRVRY; the protein is encoded by the coding sequence GTGTCAAATGCGGTTGAAGCCATAACAAAAAACAGCAGCTTAAAAAACAAACTTCTTTTCACTTTAGGAATGCTTGCCATCTACAGGATCGGGGTTCAAGTTCCGTCTCCTGGTTTGGATGGAGCGGCAGTGATGTCGTTCTTCCAATCTCAAAGTGGTGGGTTATTTGGTCTTTTTAACACCTTCACAGGAGGAGCGTTAGAAAGATTCAGTATTTTTGCCTTAGGCGTAATGCCTTACATCTCGGCTTCGATCATTTTCCAGATCTTACAGGCTGCCGTGCCTTCACTTGAAGCGATGAAAAAAGAAGGCCCTGCAGGACAGAAAAAGATCAGTCAATATACAAGATATGCCACCATCTTACTTTGTTTTGTGCAAGGTTATGCCATGGCCAATTGGATGGCTTCAGAAAGCAGTCCAGATGGAAGCCCTCTGGTGATCACTCCTATGTTTGGTTTTGTGCCGTTCCAAGTGGTGACCATTATGACGTTAACTGCAGGAACATGTTTTTTGATGTGGATCGGTGAACAGATCACTGAACGTGGCATCGGAAACGGAATCAGCTTGATCATCTTTGCGGGGATTGTGTCTGGTATTCCAGGTGGCGCTGCCGCTTTATGGAAGCAAGTCAGTTCTGGCGAAATGGCGGCTTTAGTGGCATTCATCCTTCTTGCGGGAATGGTTGGGGTGATCTCCTTTATTATTTTTATGGAAGTGGCTCAACGTCGTTTACCTATTCAGCATTCACAAAGAGGGACAGGACGTCAGGCGATGCAACAGCCCACAAGTCACTTGCCCTTAAAACTGAACTTTGCAAACGTAATTCCACCCATTTTTGCGTCCAGTTTATTGATGTTCCCAGCTACAATGACTCAGTTTTTTGATAGTCCGTGGTTGGTCTCCCTACAGCAGTCTTTCATGCCTACTGGGGCCTTATATAATATTATCTTTATTGGTTTAGTGGTGTTCTTTTGCTTTTTCTATACAGAAATTGTCTTTAATCCTAAGGACGTGGCAGAAAACCTTAAAAAACAGGGAGGCTTTATCCCTGGTGTTCGTGCGGGAAACAGCACGGCAGAATATATTAAAAGAGTTTTGGACCGTCTGACAGTTGTGGGAGCTATTTACCTGAGTGCAGTTTGTATTATGCCTACGATTGCTACTGAGGCCCTTAAAGTGCCATTTTATTTTGGTGGGACCAGCGTTCTGATTATGGTCGGTGTGGCTTTAGACTTTGTACAACAGGTACAAACTCATATTTTATCTAGCAAATATGAAGGTCTAATGAAAAATATGCGTGTTCGCGGAAGAAGAGTTAGATACTGA
- a CDS encoding nucleoside monophosphate kinase, giving the protein MKCLLLFGAPGSGKGTQSELLKTKGFAHLSTGDLFRENIKNQTPLGIEAKAIIEKGDLVPDSITLGMLKEAIGSLQSGQDKNSGLTYQNFILDGFPRNLNQAKQLEALSEELGFAVEAVIFLEVPDKVLFERLTVRRLCKSCGAVYHMSFNPPAQEGVCDKCGGEVYQRKDDSAEVISNRLKTYADTTLPVKGFYESRGKLTICSGEGTPEEIQKRILKIVENF; this is encoded by the coding sequence ATGAAATGCCTATTGCTATTTGGTGCCCCTGGGTCTGGTAAAGGGACCCAATCCGAGCTCTTGAAGACCAAGGGCTTTGCTCATTTGAGCACGGGGGACCTGTTCCGTGAGAACATCAAAAACCAAACTCCACTTGGTATTGAAGCTAAGGCCATCATTGAAAAAGGGGATCTGGTCCCTGATAGCATCACCTTAGGTATGCTTAAAGAGGCGATTGGGTCCTTACAATCTGGACAAGATAAAAATAGCGGACTTACCTATCAGAACTTTATTTTAGATGGTTTCCCAAGAAACTTAAATCAAGCCAAACAGTTAGAGGCTCTTTCTGAGGAACTAGGATTTGCAGTGGAAGCTGTTATTTTCCTAGAGGTTCCTGATAAAGTGCTTTTTGAACGTCTGACAGTGCGTAGACTCTGCAAATCTTGCGGTGCTGTATACCACATGTCCTTTAACCCTCCAGCTCAAGAGGGCGTCTGTGACAAATGTGGCGGAGAGGTCTATCAACGTAAGGATGACTCGGCTGAGGTCATTTCCAACCGTTTAAAGACCTATGCGGACACAACGCTGCCAGTGAAAGGATTCTACGAAAGCCGCGGCAAATTGACCATTTGCTCTGGCGAAGGGACCCCCGAAGAGATTCAAAAAAGAATACTTAAAATTGTTGAAAATTTTTAA
- the rpmJ gene encoding 50S ribosomal protein L36: MKVRPSVKPICKKCKIIKRQGVIRVICENPKHKQKQG, translated from the coding sequence ATGAAAGTTCGTCCATCAGTGAAACCAATTTGTAAAAAATGTAAGATCATCAAACGCCAAGGCGTCATCCGTGTGATCTGTGAAAATCCTAAACATAAACAAAAGCAGGGGTAA